From one Eulemur rufifrons isolate Redbay chromosome 23, OSU_ERuf_1, whole genome shotgun sequence genomic stretch:
- the KCNG4 gene encoding voltage-gated potassium channel regulatory subunit KCNG4: MPTPSRARRLRPRHHHHGSCSPLSQLLPGPVEMPSLKGLYYRRVRKVGALDASPAADLRKEILVNVGGRRYLLPWSTLDEFPLSRLSKLRLCRSYEEITQLCDDYDEDNQEFFFDRSPSAFGVIVSFLAAGKLVLLQEMCALSFQEELTYWGIEEANLEKCCLRKLLQRLEELAELRREEALRRRGEARVPAAHTSRWGLCMHRLRDMVENPQSGLPGKVFACLSILFVATTAVSLCVSTMPDLRAEEDKGECSRKCYYIFVVETICVAWFSLEFCLRFVQAQDKCQFFQGPLNIIDILAISPYYVSLAVSDEPPEDGERPSGSSYLEKVGLVLRVLRALRILYVMRLARHSLGLQTLGLTVRRCTREFGLLLLFLGVAVTLFSPLVYVAENESGRVLEFTSIPASYWWAIISMTTVGYGDMVPRSVPGQMVALSSILSGILIMAFPATSIFHTFSHSYLELKKEQEQLQAHLRRLQNTPTASDLELLDTTVAIEHELMNDVNNLIPESPALPVVHV; encoded by the exons ATGCCCACGCCTTCCAGAGCCAGGCGCCTGCGTCCCAGACACCATCACCACGGTTCCTGCAGCCCTTTGAGTCAGCTCCTGCCTGGCCCCGTGGAGATGCCGTCCCTCAAGGGCCTTTACTACCGCAGGGTCCGGAAGGTGGGCGCCCTGGACGCCTCCCCGGCAGCGGACCTGAGGAAGGAGATCCTGGTCAACGTCGGGGGCAGGAGGTACCTCCTTCCCTGGAGCACGCTGGACGAGTTCCCGCTGAGCCGCCTGAGCAAGCTCAGGCTCTGCCGCAGCTACGAGGAGATCACGCAGCTCTGCGACGATTACGACGAGGACAACCAGGAGTTCTTCTTCGACAGGAGCCCCAGCGCCTTCGGGGTGATCGTGAGCTTCCTGGCGGCCGGGAAGCTGGTGCTCCTGCAGGAGATGTGCGCGCTGTCCTTCCAGGAGGAGCTGACCTACTGGGGCATCGAGGAAGCCAACCTGGAGAAGTGCTGCCTGCGGAAGCTGCTGCAGAGGCTGGAGGAGCTGGCCGAGCTGCGCAGGGAGGAGGCGCTGCGGCGGCGCGGGGAGGCCCGCGTGCCCGCCGCGCACACCTCGCGCTGGGGGCTCTGCATGCACCGGCTGCGCGACATGGTGGAAAACCCGCAGTCCGGGCTGCCCGGGAAGGTCTTCGCGTGCCTCTCCATCCTCTTCGTGGCCACCACGGCCGTCAGCCTGTGCGTGAGCACCATGCCGGATCTCAGGGCCGAGGAGGACAAG GGTGAATGCTCTCGAAAGTGCTACTACATTTTCGTCGTGGAGACCATCTGCGTGGCCTGGTTTTCCCTGGAGTTCTGCCTGCGGTTTGTCCAGGCCCAGGACAAGTGCCAGTTCTTCCAGGGGCCCCTGAACATCATCGACATCCTGGCCATCTCCCCGTACTATGTGTCACTCGCCGTGTCCGACGAGCCCCCGGAGGACGGCGAGAGGCCGAGCGGCAGCTCCTACCTGGAGAAGGTGGGGCTGGTGCTGCGCGTGCTGCGGGCGCTGCGCATCCTCTACGTGATGCGCCTGGCCCGCCACTCTCTGGGGCTGCAGACGCTGGGGCTCACCGTGCGGCGCTGCACCCGCGAGttcggcctcctcctcctcttcctgggcGTGGCTGTCACCCTCTTCTCCCCTTTGGTCTACGTGGCCGAGAACGAGTCCGGGCGGGTCCTGGAGTTTACCAGCATCCCCGCCTCCTACTGGTGGGCCATCATCTCCATGACAACGGTGGGCTACGGGGACATGGTCCCGCGCAGCGTGCCTGGCCAGATGGTGGCCCTCAGCAGCATCCTGAGCGGGATCCTCATCATGGCCTTCCCGGCCACGTCCATCTTCCACACCTTCTCGCACTCCTACCTGGAGCTCAAGAAGGAGCAGGAACAGCTCCAGGCTCATCTCAGGCGCCTCCAAAACACCCCCACGGCCagtgatcttgaactcctggacacCACCGTG GCCATTGAGCACGAGCTCATGAATGACGTCAACAACCTGATCCCGGAGAGCCCCGCCTTGCCCGTCGTGCACGTGTAA